TATCAGAGAGCAGGTCCCTCATCGCCCGGACCTCGCCCGCTACCTCTGCCAGAACCGCTGCGTCGCCCTCCGAGGCGCCTAGCTCCGCCATCACGGACGCATCCTCAAATCGCGCAGTTAGGGCGGAAAACTCCTCCACCCGCTTGGCGAACGTGCCCCGCTGCTTCATCAGCTCACCAGCCGCAGCTGGGTCCAGCCAGACATCCTCCGACTTCAGCTTCTCATCAAGCTCCTTCACCTTCTGCTCGGCGCCATCTACGTCAAAGATACCCCCGTACTGTCTCAATCCGGCTCGAGAGCTCCCGAAGCTGCTGCTCTATCTCTTGCGCTTCCAATCATTGCCTCCTCACATCATCGATTGAACATCGGAATAATACCAACTGCCACGCCGGCAATCACCCGCTCAACTTACCAGAAACTCCAAGCATCGCATCGCGGTTGGGAATATGAAATCCCGAAATACGCCAATATACAAGAGGAAAACCAGTATTAAGAAACCATACCGCTCGACCTTCAAATACTCTACCGCAAGGCGTTTGGGCAAAAGCCCGGTCACAATGCGGCTGCCATCGAGCGGCGGAATCGGTATTAAGTTGAACAGGCCAAGGATCAGGTTGATGAATATGAACATGACCGTCAAGTCAAGCACCACTGACTGCCCAGCTACGAGGCCTTTCAGAAGCCTAAACACCAGTGCGCCAGCGAGCGCTAGAATGAAATTGGCCATAGGTCCCGCCATGCCGACCCACATCATCCCCCTCAATGGGTTTCGAAAATACCTAGCATCGACTGGGACTGGTTTTGCCCACCCAAAGATCACCGGGGAATGGGCGAGATATAGCATGAGCGGGAACAAAATGGTGCCGAAGATGCTGATGTGCTTCGCGGGGTTCAGGCTTAGGCGCCCCATTTCCTCGGCCGTGGGGTCGCCCAAGCGCCTCGCCACATAACCATGGGCGACCTCGTGGAAGGTCAGAGCCAGCAAAAACACCGGAATGCTAAGTAACAGCCCGTGCAATTACCTGCGACTCCCGAACCTAAACGTCCAAAGCTTGCTGTTCACATCCTCAACATAACAAACTGACTAAATGCAATCAACACAGTCTGGTCATCTCATCACAGCTTTCCAACATCTCTTTGCATGGTGCAATTCGATGCCTCCAACAGGAAAACCACCCGGCGGTCGATATGTGCCGGACTCTCCTCAGCCGCTCCGTGTGCTGCGTCGTCCGATTTAGCCTCTCGTCAAGGAGGCTGTCCAAAAATCGGGTGGGGCGGAGGGGCGGTTTACGAACCGGCCTGGTTTGACTTGCAGTAGAAGCGATACGTCGCAACGCCTGTTCGTATCGGAGCCGGTCAGCATCCAACAAAATAAGTGTTCTATTCCGTGGTGCCCGCAGTTTCCCGTCATGAGAGTCTTGTTTCGTCTTTGCCGGTTTTCCTCAAGAGGCAACGACAAAACGAGTCTTCCCATACTTGGCGTAGTAGTAGTGCACGCTTCTCTGGGCGACCTCATACATGACACTCGCCATTTCATCCGGCGTCCAGCTCTTCTCACGGAAGAAGAAACTGCCGCGGTTAAACCTGCCGTGCTCACCTGCGTTCACAACGTTGATCCGGTTGAGTGGGCCGAACATAGCTATCGTGACGACCCTATCCAGGATGCTGCTTGTGTCCGCGAAGTCACAGCCATCGCCGAAACATACAAATGGGACAATGCCCTCATTCAACATAGCAGTGCGAAATCCGATTACATTTTCCCCAAGGCGCTCAATCGCGTTGCCTCTTGCCTGTGGCGGTTTGCCTTCGGCCCGCCGCAAGTCGTTGGTGCCCTGATTCTTAACCTCAACAATGAGTACGGGAAACAAGGCGCCGTTCTCGTCCTCAATCGAGAGAATCCCTCCGTCGGGCCCCATTGCAGAAGTACCGAAGTAATAGTGGAACTGCATGTCCGGGAAGAGAGCTCGTAAGCGGCTCACGATAGCGGCCAGCTTCCACTCTCATGGTGCAACCTGACCCTGAACTCAGGTCTGGAGCCGCTCTGCAACTGCCGCCAGGGCCTTCCCAAGACGCCCTTCTTGCTTCTTCGAGCTCAGGTTTATCACTGTGCCGGCGCGCTGTTCTCGCAGTTGATGTTTACGTGCCATGGCTGCTATCTCCGTTCCACCAGTAAGAGCTGCTCCGTCACATGGATTGGCCGGTTGTTGAAGTTCCTGCTCCCCCGGAACGCATTGTACTGCGTTTCGAGAACATCGACCGAACCGATCTCGTTTAGCATCGCGCGCATCTTGTCCGGCGAAATGAAACCCTCGTTGTTGAATGAGACCAAAAGGAACGGGGCGTCGATCGCGTGTAGGAGTTGTTTTAGCAGAGGCAACGACCGCGCGCGCACGTTGTAGCCAGAGCGCCGCCAACCGGTGGGTATGCCGGAGACACGACTCACGTGCGTTGGCCTCTCATATCGCACCAGAAGATTGAGCATGAAGTAGTTTGATCCATAGGGGTGTTGGTTGTAGGGCGGATCGATGTATGCGAGGTCGAGATTCTCCAGACTGTGCGCGACCGAATTGGCGTCTTCTTGCAGCACCTTGTAGTCGCACTCGAATTGGCTTAGGACAGGCCGTTCCATCTTGATCTCGCCCATGATTCGAACCAATGCGTCTGAACCGCTCCCACCGAACTGGCCGACCTTGGTGTGCCGGTTCTTGTAGAAGCCCTTGAAAATCCCTGCGGTATTGGCGTGGATTGACGCCTCACTAAGCAGAGGGCCCAAGAGCATGTCTTTTACGTCGAGGGGCGCGGACTCGATCAGCCGGCGGTAGTTGTCTAGACGTCGGGCGTTGTCGCGTGTGTAGAAGACCCGGTCTTCTTTGGCGATGTGAGTCTCGTCTCGGGGGGAATAGAGCTCTTCGATGAAACCAGGCGGGAGCGCATCGCTTCTCACCCTAGCGTTCAGATCAGCGACGATCTGGGAGATGGCCGGAAGGTCAACGGTGCTCCTGTTACGCAGGTAACAGCGCGCTGTCACAGCAGCGTAGTCTTCAAGATCGTTGCTGATCAGCAAGGAAGCGTGCGCCTTCAGGTATCTGGACACAACTCCCGACCCGCTAAACGCGTCGAAGACTCGAAGCCGGCTCTTACCGAGCCGGCGCTTGACTCGCTCGACTGCGCCGCCGATGTTGCCCAGAAGCGCACGCTTGTTCCCTATATAGGTGATCAGCTGTCGAGACAGGTAGTCAGGGTCCTCGGCGGACGGATGATCAGGCCAGAACGTCATCTGCCGAGGCTCTCTGACCTCCAAGGCGCTGTTGTGTGCGCTCAATGTGTCCTCCGAAAGCTCGCTGGGGTCATGCTACTCCCCTGTTTCTGTCCGTATAAAAAGCCTGCAGATGCCGCGCAATATGCGACCACAATCAAAATACAGCTTTCGTGGGCGCCAAATCAACCACGACCACCACATGGATTGCCCGCTCCGATCTTGACCTCGCCGCCCCTCCGCATATTATAGATTGGACATTTTACCCATGCGGGAATAATCGAGCGTTTGATATTGCGAGGTGGAATGATGTTAAAGCTTGTGGAATGTGTGCCGAACTTCAGCGATGGTCGAGATAGGGCGGTCATCGACGAGATAACGGGCGCGATCGCCGGGACCGCCGGGGTGAAGCTTCTCGACGTTGACCCGGGGGCGGACACGAACCGGACGGTCGTGACGTTCATCGGAACGCCGGAGGGCGTGAAGGAGGCGGCCTTCAATGCGATCAGGAAGGCACAGGAGCTCATCGACATGACTAAGCACAAGGGAGCGCATGGTCGGATGGGCGCGACCGACGTGTGCCCGTTCGTGCCCGTGGCGGGCATTACGATGGAGGACTGCGTCGAGATGGCCAAGGAGGTCGGGAAGCGCGTGGCGGCTGAGCTCGGCATTCCAGTCTATCTCTACGAGGAGGCGGCGCAGAAGCCGGAGCGAGAGAATCTCGCCAACTGCCGAAAAGGTGAGTACGAAGGGCTGGCTGAGAAGTTCAAGGACCCAGAGTGGGCGCCCGACTTTGGAGAGCCGGTCTTCAACGCCAAATCCGGGCTGACGACGATAGGCGCGAGGGAGTTCCTTATCGCCTACAACGTCAACCTGAACACCCGTGACGGGAAGAAGGCAAAGGATATCGCGATGAGCATTCGTGAGGCTGGCCGGGCCAAGCGAGATGAGAACAACAAGATAGTGCGGGACGAGAACGGTAAGGCGGTTATGGAGCCTGGGCGGCTGAAGTTCTGTAAGGGCACGGGCTGGTATATCGACGAGTATGCGATGGCGCAGATTTCGATGAACCTGACCAACTACAAGGTAACGCCGCCGCATTGGGCAGTTGAGGTGTGCAGGGAAGAGGCGCAGAAGCGAGGGCTTGTGGTAACGGGGACGGAGCTCGTAGGGCTCATACCGAAAGAGGCGATGCTTGTGGCTGGGCGCTATTACCTTGAGAAGCAGGGCAAGTGCCCCGGCCAGCCGGAGAAGGAGCTTATCCGCGTCGCCGCGCAGTCGATGGGTATGAGCGAGGTAGCTCCGTTCGATCCCCAGGAGAAGATAATCGAATATCAATTTGGCGATGATGAGAGCTCTCTGAGGAAAATGACGCTCTGTGATTTCGCGGACGAGTTGTCAACGGATTCGCCCGCGCCCGGCGGCGGCAGTGTTGCCGCGTTGGCGGGTGCGATGAGCGCCTCGCTTGCGGCAATGGTTGCGAACCTGACGCACGGTAAGAAGGGCTATTTGGACCATGATGCTGAGATGTCGGACATTGCTTTAGCGGGCCAGCCGCTGAAGGACGAGTTTTTGCGCACGATCGACGCTGATGCTGATGCTTTTGACAGTGTGATGGCGAAGATGCGGATGAAGAAGAAGACGCCTGAGCAGCAGGCCGAGCGAAACAGAGCCATTCAGGATGCCACGAAGGCTGCCACGGTGGTCCCGTTGTCGGTCTTGAGAAGGTCGCTTTCTGCGCTGAAGCTGGCCAAGACTGTGGCCGAGAAGGGGAACGTGAACTCTCTGAGCGACGCCGGCGTTTCAGCTATCATGGGCTATGCGGCCGCGGAGAGCGCCTACATGAATGTGTTGATCAATCTCGCTAGTATCGAGGACGTAAAGTTCGTCAGCAAGACTCGGGATGAAGCGGAGGAATTGCTCGCCATAGCGAAGACGCTTTCGGATGCGATTCGCAGGAGCGTTATCGAGACGCTTTTGAGTCGGTTGTAAGCTGTGAAGAAGCATCGGCGCAGGGATACTTGGCATGGCTCCGAGCGCCATCCATACGTGGTTTGCTTCGATACAATGAGCGAGATGTTTGAGAGAACATTGGAGGCCTTATGAGATACAAAGTAAGTCTCAAGAAGACGGAAGAAGGCTATGCGGTCTGGGCTCCCGGGCTGCCGGGCTGCTGGTCACAGGGACAGAACCAAGATGAGGCCCTGGAGAACATCAAGGACGCAATAGAAGCGTATTTAGCGACTGTTGAAGAGCGTGGCCAATAGGCATCTCACGCAACTGTGCCCGTGTTAAATAAGAATACTGGCTCACCGAGT
This genomic interval from bacterium contains the following:
- a CDS encoding EcoRI family type II restriction endonuclease — protein: MSRLRALFPDMQFHYYFGTSAMGPDGGILSIEDENGALFPVLIVEVKNQGTNDLRRAEGKPPQARGNAIERLGENVIGFRTAMLNEGIVPFVCFGDGCDFADTSSILDRVVTIAMFGPLNRINVVNAGEHGRFNRGSFFFREKSWTPDEMASVMYEVAQRSVHYYYAKYGKTRFVVAS
- the ftcD gene encoding glutamate formimidoyltransferase encodes the protein MMLKLVECVPNFSDGRDRAVIDEITGAIAGTAGVKLLDVDPGADTNRTVVTFIGTPEGVKEAAFNAIRKAQELIDMTKHKGAHGRMGATDVCPFVPVAGITMEDCVEMAKEVGKRVAAELGIPVYLYEEAAQKPERENLANCRKGEYEGLAEKFKDPEWAPDFGEPVFNAKSGLTTIGAREFLIAYNVNLNTRDGKKAKDIAMSIREAGRAKRDENNKIVRDENGKAVMEPGRLKFCKGTGWYIDEYAMAQISMNLTNYKVTPPHWAVEVCREEAQKRGLVVTGTELVGLIPKEAMLVAGRYYLEKQGKCPGQPEKELIRVAAQSMGMSEVAPFDPQEKIIEYQFGDDESSLRKMTLCDFADELSTDSPAPGGGSVAALAGAMSASLAAMVANLTHGKKGYLDHDAEMSDIALAGQPLKDEFLRTIDADADAFDSVMAKMRMKKKTPEQQAERNRAIQDATKAATVVPLSVLRRSLSALKLAKTVAEKGNVNSLSDAGVSAIMGYAAAESAYMNVLINLASIEDVKFVSKTRDEAEELLAIAKTLSDAIRRSVIETLLSRL
- a CDS encoding site-2 protease family protein, which codes for MHGLLLSIPVFLLALTFHEVAHGYVARRLGDPTAEEMGRLSLNPAKHISIFGTILFPLMLYLAHSPVIFGWAKPVPVDARYFRNPLRGMMWVGMAGPMANFILALAGALVFRLLKGLVAGQSVVLDLTVMFIFINLILGLFNLIPIPPLDGSRIVTGLLPKRLAVEYLKVERYGFLILVFLLYIGVFRDFIFPTAMRCLEFLVS
- a CDS encoding type II toxin-antitoxin system HicB family antitoxin, which gives rise to MRYKVSLKKTEEGYAVWAPGLPGCWSQGQNQDEALENIKDAIEAYLATVEERGQ
- a CDS encoding DNA adenine methylase — its product is MSAHNSALEVREPRQMTFWPDHPSAEDPDYLSRQLITYIGNKRALLGNIGGAVERVKRRLGKSRLRVFDAFSGSGVVSRYLKAHASLLISNDLEDYAAVTARCYLRNRSTVDLPAISQIVADLNARVRSDALPPGFIEELYSPRDETHIAKEDRVFYTRDNARRLDNYRRLIESAPLDVKDMLLGPLLSEASIHANTAGIFKGFYKNRHTKVGQFGGSGSDALVRIMGEIKMERPVLSQFECDYKVLQEDANSVAHSLENLDLAYIDPPYNQHPYGSNYFMLNLLVRYERPTHVSRVSGIPTGWRRSGYNVRARSLPLLKQLLHAIDAPFLLVSFNNEGFISPDKMRAMLNEIGSVDVLETQYNAFRGSRNFNNRPIHVTEQLLLVERR